One Pyrenophora tritici-repentis strain M4 chromosome 5, whole genome shotgun sequence DNA window includes the following coding sequences:
- a CDS encoding MSSP multi-domain protein translates to MENCSYTVALKVINTALWGVPATADANETHATTWVAKAIHDYNVSMAWDDDLFIDYKWDFEGWTKELFSKVERGTLRSLKSVLRHRGVYTDNNHARVADSLYNILGIENTLEWEPAEFRAIKFDQQSEAYQRQQSNKRQQDTQHTVYPAVQQQPQLQQPPQLQQPPQVP, encoded by the coding sequence ATGGAAAACTGTTCATACACAGTTGCACTCAAGGTCATCAATACAGCTCTCTGGGGCGTACCCGCAACGGCGGACGCAAACGAGACACACGCAACAACGTGGGTCGCCAAagctatccacgactacaatgtgtcaatggcctgggacgatgacctcttcattgactacaaatgggactttgaaggatggacgaAGGAGCTATTTAGCAAGGTTGAGCGTGGTACACTAAGGTCTCTTAAGAGTGTGCTACGACATCGGGGAGTATACACTGACAACAATCACGCCAGGGTGGCGGACTCTCTCTACAACATTTTAGGTATAGAGAATACTCTTGAATGGGAACCAGCAGAGTTTCGAGCCATAAAATTCGACCAACAGTCCGAAGCGTACCAGCGCCAGCAGAGCAATAAACGCCAACAGGACACTCAGCACACAGTCTATCCAGCTGTACAACAACagccgcaattacaacaaccgccgcaattacaacagcCGCCGCAAGTACCATAG